Proteins co-encoded in one Stomoxys calcitrans chromosome 5, idStoCalc2.1, whole genome shotgun sequence genomic window:
- the LOC106080699 gene encoding CDK-activating kinase assembly factor MAT1: MDDQACPRCKTTKYRNPSLKLMVNVCGHTLCESCVDLLFLKGSGSCPQCNVALRRNNFRIQLFEDPMVEKEVDIRKRILRDYNKKEDDFNSLQEYNDYLEEIETIIFNLCNNIDIIGTNKRIEQYKKDNREIIQRNRTRMGREEYELEEMLELEKTQEEARRQELLNLEVEQKKKKAREKEALIDELMCSGKDATAIVSEFAEKVEKLREEEKILPPPKPATQFSSGIKFGRSADHQFLPVPKVEEGPVYIHQRPVLFMEGPAAPPLIEIEKRGYMSHVRAENITERAGGYRATYACQRALLEAMQGLFHGAITN, encoded by the coding sequence ATGGATGATCAGGCCTGTCCACGatgtaaaacaacaaaataccgCAACCCATCACTTAAGTTGATGGTCAATGTATGTGGGCATACACTATGCGAATCGTGTGTGGACCTACTTTTCTTAAAAGGATCTGGCTCTTGCCCTCAGTGCAATGTGGCACTGAGACGCAACAATTTTCGCATACAACTGTTCGAAGACCCTATGGTCGAAAAGGAAGTTGATATTCGTAAACGCATACTCAGGGATTACAATAAGAAAGAAGATGACTTCAATTCATTGCAAGAATACAATGACTATTTGGAGGAGATTGAGACTATCATCTTTAATCTTTGCAacaacatcgatatcataggcaCAAACAAACGAATTGAACAATACAAAAAGGACAATCGTGAAATCATACAACGCAACCGAACACGTATGGGTCGTGAAGAGTACGAGCTGGAAGAAATGCTCGAATTGGAGAAGACCCAGGAAGAGGCTAGACGTCAGGAACTTTTAAACCTCGAAGTggaacaaaaaaagaagaaggcTCGTGAGAAGGAGGCACTCATCGATGAACTTATGTGCAGTGGTAAAGATGCCACAGCCATTGTCAGCGAATTTGCTGAAAAGGTTGAGAAGTTGCGTGAAGAAGAAAAGATTTTACCTCCACCTAAACCGGCGACACAGTTCTCGTCAGGCATTAAATTTGGTCGCTCGGCAGATCATCAATTCCTGCCAGTACCCAAAGTAGAAGAAGGGCCCGTGTATATACATCAAAGGCCGGTACTTTTCATGGAAGGTCCGGCTGCACCTCCTCTAATAGAAATTGAAAAACGTGGTTATATGTCTCATGTCCGAGCAGAGAATATCACCGAAAGAGCTGGTGGCTATCGAGCAACCTATGCCTGTCAACGGGCTCTACTGGAAGCTATGCAGGGTCTATTCCATGGCGCTATTACGAATTAA